A single window of Halobacillus naozhouensis DNA harbors:
- the spoIIR gene encoding stage II sporulation protein R encodes MRKIILATAAIILSLSILPWGHMSGASSSSPYKVIPDEAIRLRILADNNEEKAQELKRDVRDAVNAEITTWVEDLTSIDAARALIQSRLQEIDAIVKETIEQSEMTESYQVEYGKQVEFPTKLYGSYIYPAGEYEAILITLGEGEGDNWWCVLFPPLCFLDFSNGATVAHAEEKGAEQEQEKEAAEPEKQEVEFFLVKLWNKIVS; translated from the coding sequence ATGAGAAAAATAATTTTGGCTACGGCAGCTATTATACTTAGTTTATCGATTTTACCTTGGGGACACATGAGTGGTGCCTCCTCAAGTTCTCCATATAAAGTGATTCCTGACGAAGCGATACGTCTTCGGATTCTGGCGGATAATAATGAAGAGAAAGCTCAGGAGTTAAAGCGTGATGTCCGTGATGCAGTCAACGCGGAAATTACAACCTGGGTAGAAGACCTTACGTCGATTGATGCGGCGCGGGCCCTGATTCAATCTCGACTTCAGGAAATAGATGCGATTGTAAAAGAAACAATTGAACAGTCAGAGATGACAGAGAGTTATCAAGTGGAATATGGTAAGCAGGTAGAATTTCCAACGAAGCTTTACGGCTCCTACATTTACCCGGCAGGTGAATATGAAGCGATTTTGATCACTCTTGGTGAAGGGGAAGGAGATAATTGGTGGTGTGTACTGTTCCCACCTCTCTGTTTTCTTGATTTCTCCAATGGAGCAACGGTCGCCCACGCTGAAGAAAAAGGTGCTGAGCAAGAGCAGGAAAAAGAAGCAGCGGAGCCGGAGAAGCAGGAAGTGGAATTCTTTCTCGTTAAACTTTGGAATAAAATCGTATCCTAG
- the prmC gene encoding peptide chain release factor N(5)-glutamine methyltransferase, translating into MNKVPFTTIGEARRWASLFLREHGREVRVADLLLEDMLNLSFSRLLAYEHDSFPETVRSSFIQAIEDHAETGVPVQHLIGKASFYGREFTVNKDVLIPRPETEELVLGTIERIQSKSQLQAPVIADLGTGSGIIAVTLKLEHPASQLIATDLSTDALEIAKRNAEALEADVTFSQGDFLEPVKQQPIDVLVSNPPYISRAEVLQDTVKNFDPELALFAEDDGVAAYQTIIDQIVRFELSPWLIAFEIGHEQGDAVKAIIETRLPDYRVEIKQDINRRDRMIFAELV; encoded by the coding sequence GTGAATAAGGTACCGTTTACGACCATTGGGGAAGCCCGCCGCTGGGCTTCTCTTTTTTTACGAGAGCATGGACGAGAGGTGAGAGTAGCGGATTTGCTGCTCGAAGATATGCTGAACTTGAGCTTCTCCCGGCTGCTGGCTTACGAACATGATTCTTTTCCTGAAACAGTGAGGTCCTCTTTTATACAAGCGATTGAGGACCACGCTGAGACGGGTGTGCCCGTGCAGCACCTGATTGGCAAAGCGTCGTTTTATGGGCGCGAGTTTACTGTAAACAAGGATGTCCTCATACCAAGGCCGGAAACAGAGGAGCTTGTGTTAGGTACGATTGAAAGGATACAGTCAAAGTCTCAACTGCAGGCTCCTGTCATTGCTGATCTGGGCACGGGAAGTGGAATTATTGCGGTTACTTTAAAGCTTGAGCACCCTGCAAGTCAATTAATAGCCACAGACCTTTCGACGGATGCACTTGAGATCGCCAAACGGAATGCGGAAGCGTTGGAGGCTGATGTAACGTTTTCTCAAGGTGACTTTCTGGAGCCGGTTAAACAGCAGCCCATTGATGTTCTCGTATCGAATCCGCCGTATATTTCACGTGCAGAAGTTCTTCAGGATACGGTGAAAAACTTCGATCCTGAGCTGGCTCTTTTTGCCGAGGACGATGGGGTAGCCGCTTATCAAACCATCATTGATCAGATCGTCCGGTTTGAGTTATCCCCATGGTTAATTGCGTTTGAAATTGGCCACGAACAAGGGGATGCGGTTAAAGCGATCATCGAAACAAGGCTGCCTGACTATCGTGTGGAAATCAAGCAGGATATCAATCGAAGAGATCGCATGATTTTTGCTGAATTAGTCTAG
- the prfA gene encoding peptide chain release factor 1, with the protein MIERLQTLEDRYEKLNELLSDPEVISDTDKLREYSKEQSGLAETVTAYREYKEVTGQLDDAKVMLEDSLDNDMEEMVKEEIGELSDRKQELEERLKVIMLPKDPNDDKNVIMEVRGAAGGDEAALFAGDLYRMYARYAESQGWKTEVIEANANDVGGYKEIIFMINGDRAFSKMKFENGAHRVQRVPETESGGRIHTSTATVVVMPEAEEVEVEVHDKDIRVDTFASSGPGGQSVNTTMSAVRLTHEPTGIVVSCQDEKSQIKNKEKAMKVLRARIYDKVQREQQAEYDESRKSAVGTGDRSERIRTYNFPQTRVTDHRIGLTLQKLDQVLQGNMGEIIDALLIEEQTKKLESIGE; encoded by the coding sequence TTGATCGAACGTTTGCAAACACTTGAAGATCGTTATGAAAAATTAAATGAATTACTTAGTGATCCGGAAGTAATTTCGGATACGGATAAACTGCGTGAATACTCTAAAGAACAATCCGGGCTTGCGGAAACGGTGACCGCCTATCGTGAATACAAGGAAGTGACTGGGCAGCTTGATGATGCGAAGGTCATGCTCGAGGATAGTCTTGATAATGATATGGAAGAGATGGTCAAAGAAGAAATCGGCGAGCTTTCAGATCGAAAACAGGAACTGGAAGAGCGTTTGAAAGTCATTATGCTTCCAAAAGATCCGAATGATGATAAAAACGTCATCATGGAAGTGCGCGGAGCAGCTGGAGGAGATGAAGCGGCTTTGTTTGCGGGTGACCTTTACCGTATGTATGCAAGATACGCGGAATCTCAAGGCTGGAAGACAGAAGTCATTGAGGCGAATGCCAATGATGTGGGCGGCTATAAAGAGATCATTTTTATGATTAATGGGGATCGTGCTTTTTCGAAAATGAAATTTGAAAATGGCGCCCACCGTGTGCAGCGTGTGCCGGAAACGGAATCTGGCGGACGGATTCATACATCGACCGCAACTGTTGTGGTTATGCCGGAAGCTGAAGAAGTAGAGGTGGAAGTGCATGATAAAGATATTCGTGTCGACACGTTTGCTTCTAGCGGGCCAGGGGGGCAGAGTGTTAACACGACAATGTCTGCTGTCCGTTTGACGCACGAGCCAACTGGGATTGTCGTTTCCTGTCAGGATGAAAAGTCACAGATTAAGAACAAGGAAAAAGCGATGAAGGTTTTACGTGCTCGTATTTACGATAAAGTTCAGCGGGAACAACAGGCGGAGTACGATGAAAGCCGTAAATCGGCAGTTGGAACGGGTGACCGTTCAGAGCGGATTCGTACGTATAATTTTCCGCAAACACGTGTCACAGACCACCGCATCGGCTTAACCCTGCAGAAACTTGATCAAGTGCTTCAAGGGAATATGGGAGAAATCATCGATGCGCTGTTAATTGAAGAGCAGACGAAGAAGCTGGAGTCTATCGGTGAATAA
- a CDS encoding thymidine kinase, translated as MYVMKQSGWVEVICGSMFSGKSEELIRRVRRATYGNLSVRVFKPAIDNRYKEDSIVSHNGTSVLARPVAESLEILKEVSDEVDIVGIDEVQFFDDNIVEVVECLADRGIRVIAAGLDTDFRGEPFGKMPELMALSESVTKLNAICPVCGSPASRTQRLIDGKPASYDDPIILVGASESYEPRCRHHHEVPNKPRQAQVKAHAEKHA; from the coding sequence GTGTATGTAATGAAACAGAGCGGATGGGTTGAAGTGATCTGTGGAAGTATGTTCAGCGGGAAATCAGAAGAATTGATTCGCCGCGTACGCCGAGCTACATATGGTAACTTGTCTGTTCGTGTATTTAAACCCGCCATTGATAATCGATATAAAGAGGATTCCATCGTGTCTCATAACGGTACCTCTGTACTGGCGAGGCCGGTAGCAGAATCGCTGGAAATCCTCAAAGAAGTTAGTGATGAAGTAGATATTGTCGGCATTGATGAAGTGCAGTTTTTTGATGATAATATCGTTGAAGTTGTGGAGTGTCTGGCCGATCGCGGGATTCGTGTCATCGCTGCAGGGCTGGATACGGATTTCCGTGGTGAACCGTTTGGGAAGATGCCTGAACTTATGGCCTTGAGTGAAAGTGTGACAAAGTTGAATGCGATTTGTCCTGTATGTGGTTCTCCGGCCAGTCGGACACAGCGTCTGATCGATGGCAAGCCTGCTTCCTATGATGATCCGATTATTTTAGTCGGTGCTTCTGAATCGTACGAGCCCAGGTGCCGCCATCATCATGAGGTACCGAATAAACCCAGGCAAGCGCAAGTAAAGGCTCACGCCGAAAAACATGCATAA
- a CDS encoding type B 50S ribosomal protein L31 — protein sequence MKAGIHPEYRKVVFLDTSSDFKFIAGSTQGSDETIEWEDGNTYPLIRVEISSASHPFYTGKQKADKAGGRVDRFKKKYNLS from the coding sequence ATGAAAGCAGGAATTCATCCAGAATACCGTAAAGTTGTATTCCTTGACACAAGTTCTGATTTCAAATTTATCGCTGGATCTACGCAAGGATCTGACGAAACAATCGAATGGGAAGACGGGAACACTTACCCGCTTATCCGCGTTGAGATTAGTTCTGCGTCTCATCCGTTCTACACAGGCAAACAAAAAGCTGACAAAGCTGGCGGCCGTGTGGATCGCTTCAAGAAAAAATATAACCTTTCATAA
- the rho gene encoding transcription termination factor Rho produces the protein MAELSISNLEDMTLKKLYSLAKQYKVSYYAKLTKRELIFAILKAQAEKDGFLFMDGILEIIPSEGFGFLRPINYSPSAEDIYISASQIRRFDLRNGDKVSGKVRPPKENERYYGLLHVDAVNGEDPETAKERVHFPALTPLYPDRHMKLETESKKLSTRIMDLMAPVGYGQRGLIVAPPKAGKTMLLKQIANSISVNHPESKLIILLVDERPEEVTDIERSVAPDVDVVSSTFDEVPENHIKVAELVLERAMRLVEHKRDVIILMDSITRLARAYNLVIPPSGRTLSGGIDPAAFHRPKRFFGAARNIEEGGSFTILATALVDTGSRMDDVIYEEFKGTGNMELHLDRSLAERRIFPAIDIARSGTRKEELLLPKSGLDKVWAIRKTMSDSHDFIDRFLRRLRSSKTNEEFFDLMDKDMKGKTTSSRRS, from the coding sequence GTGGCAGAACTATCAATATCCAACCTGGAAGACATGACATTAAAGAAACTCTACTCTTTAGCGAAGCAGTACAAGGTATCCTATTATGCTAAGCTAACGAAGCGAGAGTTGATTTTTGCAATTTTGAAAGCACAGGCCGAGAAAGATGGCTTTCTATTTATGGATGGCATCTTGGAAATCATTCCTTCTGAAGGGTTTGGCTTCCTGCGTCCAATCAACTACTCTCCGAGTGCTGAGGACATTTACATTTCCGCATCACAAATTCGCAGGTTTGATTTGCGTAATGGCGACAAGGTTTCGGGGAAAGTCCGGCCGCCGAAGGAAAATGAACGGTATTATGGATTGCTTCACGTAGATGCAGTAAACGGGGAAGATCCGGAGACGGCGAAAGAACGAGTGCACTTTCCAGCTTTAACGCCGCTCTATCCAGATCGTCATATGAAACTTGAAACAGAAAGTAAAAAACTTTCAACACGGATTATGGACTTGATGGCACCGGTCGGTTATGGACAGCGTGGATTAATTGTTGCTCCGCCTAAAGCGGGTAAGACGATGCTGTTGAAGCAAATTGCGAATAGCATTTCTGTTAACCATCCCGAGTCAAAATTAATCATTTTACTTGTGGATGAACGCCCGGAAGAAGTAACAGACATCGAACGTTCTGTAGCACCAGATGTTGATGTCGTAAGTTCAACTTTTGATGAAGTACCGGAAAACCATATTAAAGTGGCTGAACTCGTCCTTGAGCGGGCCATGCGACTCGTGGAACATAAGCGTGACGTGATTATCTTAATGGACAGCATTACGCGTCTTGCCCGTGCTTATAACCTGGTGATCCCGCCAAGCGGACGGACGCTATCCGGAGGGATCGACCCGGCAGCCTTCCACCGGCCGAAGCGTTTCTTCGGTGCGGCCAGGAATATTGAAGAGGGCGGAAGTTTTACGATCTTAGCCACGGCATTAGTGGATACAGGTTCCCGCATGGATGATGTCATTTATGAAGAATTTAAAGGAACCGGGAACATGGAGCTTCATCTGGACCGCAGTCTGGCCGAACGACGCATCTTCCCTGCGATTGACATTGCTCGTTCCGGAACACGTAAAGAGGAGCTGCTGCTGCCGAAGTCTGGACTGGATAAAGTGTGGGCGATTCGTAAAACGATGTCAGATTCTCATGATTTCATCGACCGTTTCTTACGCAGGCTGCGGTCGTCGAAAACTAATGAGGAATTTTTCGATCTGATGGACAAGGATATGAAGGGAAAAACAACCTCGTCTCGTCGCAGCTGA
- the glpX gene encoding class II fructose-bisphosphatase: protein MERSLSMELVRVTEAAALSSARWMGRGKKDEADDAATSAMRDVFDTIPMKGTVVIGEGEMDEAPMLYIGEKLGNGFGPRVDVAVDPLEGTNIVAQGTWNALAVIAIADHNQLLHAPDMYMEKIAVGPEAVGKVDINASVAENLAAVAEAKNKDVEDVVAIVLNRKRHEGIIEEIRAAGARIKLISDGDVAAAINTAFDDTGVDILFGSGGAPEGVLAAVALKCLGGEIQGKLIPSNEEERNRCKDMGIEDINKVLYMEDFCGGDDAIFAATGVTDGELLQGVQFKGQKATTQTVVMRAKSGTVRFIDGDHSLKKKPNLVIK from the coding sequence ATGGAAAGAAGTTTATCAATGGAATTAGTCAGAGTAACTGAGGCGGCAGCTTTGTCATCAGCTCGCTGGATGGGAAGAGGAAAGAAAGATGAAGCTGATGATGCGGCCACTTCCGCTATGCGTGACGTTTTTGACACGATCCCGATGAAAGGAACTGTCGTAATCGGGGAAGGAGAAATGGATGAAGCTCCGATGCTTTATATTGGAGAGAAGCTCGGGAATGGCTTTGGCCCGAGAGTGGATGTAGCTGTAGATCCGCTTGAAGGGACAAACATTGTCGCACAGGGAACATGGAATGCGCTGGCTGTCATTGCGATTGCTGATCACAACCAGCTCTTGCATGCACCGGATATGTACATGGAAAAAATCGCTGTAGGGCCAGAAGCGGTCGGAAAAGTCGATATCAATGCATCCGTAGCTGAAAATCTTGCTGCCGTGGCTGAAGCGAAAAATAAAGATGTGGAAGATGTAGTAGCGATTGTACTGAACAGAAAACGGCATGAAGGAATTATTGAAGAAATTCGCGCAGCAGGTGCCCGCATTAAACTGATTTCTGATGGAGATGTGGCAGCTGCGATTAATACGGCTTTTGACGATACAGGTGTTGATATTTTATTCGGATCCGGGGGAGCGCCTGAAGGGGTGCTTGCTGCGGTTGCGCTTAAATGTCTTGGTGGCGAAATCCAGGGAAAACTTATTCCTTCTAATGAGGAAGAACGCAACAGATGTAAGGACATGGGGATTGAAGATATCAACAAAGTTCTATACATGGAAGACTTCTGCGGCGGGGACGATGCCATCTTCGCAGCCACAGGAGTAACAGACGGAGAACTGCTTCAAGGAGTCCAATTTAAAGGACAAAAGGCAACAACCCAGACGGTAGTTATGCGAGCGAAATCAGGAACCGTTCGTTTTATCGATGGAGACCACAGCTTGAAGAAGAAACCGAATTTAGTGATTAAATAG
- a CDS encoding UDP-N-acetylglucosamine 1-carboxyvinyltransferase, which produces MKKLLVEGGTPLRGQVRVSGAKNSAVALLPAAILANSKVTIEGLPNISDVGTLSDLLEEIGGTVQRDGQTIEIDPSKMISMPLPNGRVKKLRASYYFMGAMLGRFNKAVIGLPGGCHLGPRPIDQHIKGFEALGAEVSNEQGAIYLRAKELRGARIYLDVVSVGATINIMLAAVKAKGKTTIENAAKEPEIIDVATLLTSMGAKIKGAGTDVIRIEGVEELNGCLHTIIPDRIEAGTYTIMAAAQGEEMIIDNVIPQHLESLLAKLREMGVTIEENDEQLYIRPGEKIKSVDIKTLVYPGFPTDLQQPFTTLLTKAEGTGVVTDTIYQARFKHVDELRRMNASIKVEGGAAIVAGPAKLEGAKVKASDLRAGAALVIAGLMADGVTEITGVDHIERGYENITNKLVELGANIWYEEMSEEEVEQFQNS; this is translated from the coding sequence ATGAAAAAACTACTAGTAGAAGGCGGCACCCCTTTGCGCGGACAAGTACGTGTCAGTGGTGCGAAAAACAGTGCTGTAGCTCTATTACCTGCTGCGATTTTAGCGAATTCCAAAGTAACGATTGAAGGACTTCCAAACATATCGGATGTAGGAACGTTATCTGATTTGCTTGAGGAAATAGGGGGGACCGTTCAGCGAGATGGGCAAACGATTGAAATCGACCCTTCAAAAATGATCTCGATGCCGCTTCCAAACGGTCGCGTGAAGAAGCTGCGTGCCTCTTATTATTTTATGGGAGCGATGTTAGGTCGTTTCAATAAAGCGGTGATTGGACTGCCGGGCGGCTGTCACCTCGGACCGCGTCCAATTGACCAGCATATTAAAGGGTTTGAAGCCCTTGGCGCTGAGGTGTCTAACGAACAAGGTGCAATTTATTTACGTGCAAAAGAACTGCGCGGGGCCAGAATATATTTAGACGTGGTCAGCGTAGGCGCGACCATCAACATAATGCTGGCAGCAGTGAAGGCCAAAGGGAAGACAACGATTGAGAATGCGGCCAAAGAGCCAGAGATCATTGATGTAGCCACCCTGCTAACGAGCATGGGTGCGAAGATTAAAGGTGCCGGGACGGATGTGATCCGTATTGAAGGCGTTGAAGAATTAAATGGCTGCCTGCATACGATTATCCCGGATCGGATTGAAGCGGGAACTTATACGATCATGGCTGCAGCTCAAGGGGAAGAAATGATTATTGACAACGTTATTCCGCAGCACCTTGAATCACTGCTGGCAAAATTGCGGGAGATGGGTGTAACGATTGAGGAAAACGATGAACAGCTTTACATCAGGCCTGGTGAAAAAATAAAGAGTGTTGATATTAAGACTCTCGTTTATCCTGGATTTCCGACAGATTTACAGCAGCCCTTTACCACATTACTTACGAAGGCGGAAGGGACTGGTGTCGTTACGGATACGATCTATCAAGCCAGGTTCAAGCATGTCGATGAACTGCGCCGCATGAATGCTTCGATTAAAGTAGAAGGCGGTGCAGCGATTGTCGCAGGTCCGGCTAAACTTGAAGGAGCAAAAGTAAAAGCTTCTGATTTACGGGCGGGTGCTGCGTTGGTGATCGCTGGGTTAATGGCCGACGGAGTCACTGAAATCACTGGTGTAGACCACATTGAACGAGGCTATGAAAACATTACGAACAAGCTGGTAGAGCTCGGAGCCAATATCTGGTATGAGGAGATGTCAGAAGAGGAAGTCGAGCAATTTCAGAATTCATAA
- the fsa gene encoding fructose-6-phosphate aldolase, giving the protein MKFFIDTANIDEIKEANALGVLAGVTTNPSLVAKEGVSFHERLKEITEEVDGSVSAEVISLDTEGMLKEAKELAAIAPNITVKVPMTLEGLKAVKALSDLNIKTNVTLIFSANQALLAARAGASYVSPFLGRLDDIGHNGMELVAQIAEIFDRHAIDTEIIAASVRHPVHITDAALNGAHIATVPFKLFDQLVKHPLTDQGIEKFLNDWNNQK; this is encoded by the coding sequence ATGAAATTTTTTATTGATACGGCTAATATTGATGAAATCAAAGAAGCGAATGCATTAGGAGTACTTGCAGGTGTTACTACCAATCCAAGCTTAGTTGCAAAAGAAGGGGTTTCTTTTCACGAGCGTCTAAAAGAAATCACTGAGGAAGTGGATGGGTCAGTGAGTGCCGAAGTAATTTCGCTTGATACAGAAGGGATGCTTAAGGAAGCAAAGGAGCTTGCCGCCATTGCCCCTAACATTACAGTGAAGGTTCCCATGACTTTAGAAGGGCTGAAGGCTGTCAAAGCTTTAAGCGACCTGAATATTAAGACGAACGTAACGCTCATTTTCTCAGCCAACCAGGCCTTGCTTGCCGCACGAGCTGGTGCCTCTTACGTTTCACCGTTTTTAGGCCGTCTAGATGACATTGGGCATAACGGAATGGAGCTCGTGGCTCAGATCGCTGAGATTTTCGATCGTCATGCAATTGATACGGAAATCATTGCTGCTTCTGTACGCCATCCCGTTCATATAACGGACGCAGCCCTGAATGGAGCGCATATTGCAACGGTTCCGTTTAAACTCTTTGACCAACTTGTAAAGCATCCTCTGACTGACCAAGGTATTGAAAAATTCCTTAATGACTGGAATAATCAAAAATAA
- the fba gene encoding class II fructose-1,6-bisphosphate aldolase, giving the protein MPLVSMKEMLEKAKEERYGVGQFNLNNLEYAQAILQAAEEEQSPVILGVSEGAGRYMGGFNVVVAMVKSLMESYGTTVPVAIHLDHGSSFEKCAEAIHAGFTSVMIDASHDPLEENIALTKKVVELAHIHGVSVEAELGRVGGQEDDLIVEDAEAAYAIPSECKQLVDETDVDVFAPALGSVHGPYKGEPNLGFDRMEEIMGLVDKPLVLHGGTGIPTADVKKAISFGTAKINVNTENQISQGKAVRKVLAEQPEQYDPRKYLGPGRDAIKETVIGKMREFGSSQKA; this is encoded by the coding sequence ATGCCGTTAGTTTCGATGAAAGAAATGCTAGAAAAAGCTAAGGAAGAACGTTACGGAGTAGGACAGTTCAACCTTAATAATCTTGAATATGCTCAAGCGATTCTTCAGGCTGCTGAAGAAGAGCAGTCTCCTGTTATTCTTGGAGTATCTGAGGGTGCCGGACGTTACATGGGCGGATTTAACGTAGTGGTTGCTATGGTTAAATCACTTATGGAATCTTATGGGACAACTGTGCCTGTTGCGATTCACTTAGATCACGGTTCAAGTTTCGAAAAGTGTGCAGAAGCGATTCACGCTGGATTCACTTCTGTCATGATCGACGCGTCTCATGATCCGTTAGAAGAAAACATCGCTCTTACGAAAAAAGTCGTTGAGCTTGCTCATATCCACGGTGTATCTGTTGAAGCAGAACTTGGCCGTGTAGGCGGACAAGAGGACGACCTCATCGTAGAAGATGCTGAAGCAGCTTATGCAATTCCTTCCGAGTGTAAACAACTCGTTGATGAGACAGATGTAGATGTATTTGCACCTGCTCTTGGATCCGTTCATGGACCTTACAAGGGTGAACCGAATCTTGGCTTCGACCGCATGGAAGAAATTATGGGACTTGTTGACAAGCCACTTGTACTTCACGGTGGAACAGGCATCCCAACTGCAGATGTTAAAAAGGCAATCTCTTTCGGTACAGCAAAAATCAATGTAAATACAGAAAACCAAATTTCTCAAGGTAAAGCGGTGCGTAAAGTTCTAGCAGAGCAGCCAGAGCAATACGACCCACGTAAATACTTAGGACCTGGCCGTGACGCGATCAAGGAAACCGTTATTGGCAAAATGCGTGAATTTGGTTCTTCTCAAAAAGCATAA
- a CDS encoding response regulator has translation MTSKILIIDDQPGIRMLLEEFLKSEGYETISAKTGKQACEQVMEHHPDLILMDYNLPIMSGGEVLQYLDRQHVDKPVFIMTGLSESSIQADTHYSFVKHVISKPFDIHQIRQMIADCLVSEY, from the coding sequence ATGACAAGTAAGATCCTCATTATTGACGATCAACCTGGAATCCGAATGTTACTAGAGGAATTTCTTAAAAGTGAAGGATATGAAACGATTAGTGCCAAGACAGGGAAACAGGCTTGTGAACAGGTAATGGAGCATCATCCGGACTTGATTCTAATGGATTACAATCTGCCTATAATGAGCGGAGGAGAAGTGCTTCAATACTTAGACCGTCAACATGTCGATAAACCAGTTTTTATTATGACAGGGCTTTCAGAAAGTTCCATTCAGGCGGATACACACTATTCTTTTGTTAAGCATGTCATTTCTAAACCATTTGATATTCATCAAATTCGCCAAATGATTGCGGATTGTCTTGTAAGTGAATATTAG
- a CDS encoding CTP synthase — protein sequence MVVATKYIFVTGGVVSSLGKGITAASLGRLLKNRGLKVTIQKFDPYINVDPGTMSPYQHGEVFVTDDGAETDLDLGHYERFIDINLNKFSNTTTGKVYSNVIKKERRGDYLGGTVQVIPHITNEIKERVFRAGHETNADIVITEIGGTVGDIESLPFLEAIRQIKSDIGREHVMYLHCTLVPYLKAAGEMKTKPTQHSVKELRSLGIQPDVVVLRTEMEISEEMKEKIALFCDIDKHAVIEAGDADTLYNVPLELQAQNLDVLTCNHLGLETEEADMTEWNKLVDKVQNLKGKVTIGLVGKYVELPDAYISVVEALKHAGYSYDSDVEVKWVNSEQVTDQNIHEKLADVDGILVPGGFGDRAIEGKITAIHYARKERVPFLGICLGMQLATVEFARHELGLTGAHSAEINPATPHPIIDLLPEQKELTDLGGTLRLGIYPSRLKANTKAMEAYGEEVIYERHRHRFEFNNHYREQMEEKGFIFSGTSPDGRLVEIIEVEDHPWFVASQFHPEFKSRPTRPQQLFHGFIGAVINEKL from the coding sequence ATGGTTGTGGCTACGAAATATATCTTTGTCACAGGCGGTGTAGTGTCGTCTCTTGGAAAAGGGATTACAGCTGCTTCGCTTGGCCGTTTATTAAAAAACAGAGGATTAAAGGTAACGATTCAAAAATTTGATCCATACATTAACGTTGACCCAGGGACGATGAGCCCTTACCAGCATGGTGAAGTATTTGTAACTGATGACGGTGCGGAAACGGATCTTGACCTTGGGCACTACGAGCGATTTATTGATATAAATCTCAACAAATTCAGTAATACAACGACAGGGAAAGTTTACTCAAACGTTATTAAGAAGGAACGTCGTGGAGATTACCTTGGTGGAACGGTACAAGTAATCCCTCATATTACAAATGAAATTAAAGAACGCGTTTTCCGCGCAGGACATGAGACGAATGCCGATATTGTGATCACTGAAATCGGTGGTACGGTCGGTGATATTGAATCCCTTCCTTTTCTGGAAGCCATTCGTCAAATTAAGAGTGACATCGGCCGCGAACATGTAATGTACTTGCACTGTACACTTGTCCCGTACTTGAAAGCTGCTGGGGAAATGAAAACAAAACCGACGCAGCACAGTGTGAAGGAACTTCGCTCATTAGGTATCCAGCCGGACGTTGTTGTGCTGCGTACTGAAATGGAAATCTCAGAAGAAATGAAAGAAAAAATTGCTTTATTCTGTGATATCGATAAACATGCTGTAATCGAAGCAGGCGACGCTGATACGCTGTATAATGTGCCGCTTGAATTACAGGCCCAGAATCTGGATGTGCTGACGTGTAACCATTTAGGTCTGGAAACAGAAGAGGCAGATATGACAGAGTGGAACAAGCTCGTTGATAAAGTACAGAATTTAAAAGGGAAAGTTACGATTGGTCTTGTCGGAAAATATGTTGAACTTCCTGATGCCTACATTTCTGTAGTAGAAGCTTTAAAGCACGCCGGCTACAGCTATGATTCAGATGTTGAAGTAAAATGGGTTAATTCCGAACAAGTTACTGACCAGAACATCCATGAGAAGCTAGCGGATGTAGATGGAATCCTTGTGCCTGGCGGGTTTGGAGACCGCGCCATTGAAGGGAAAATCACGGCTATTCATTATGCCCGCAAAGAGCGTGTCCCGTTCCTCGGAATTTGCTTAGGCATGCAGCTGGCTACTGTTGAATTTGCTCGTCATGAGCTTGGACTCACAGGTGCACATTCAGCTGAAATTAATCCAGCTACACCGCATCCAATTATTGATCTACTGCCAGAACAAAAAGAGTTAACTGACCTTGGCGGTACGCTTCGCCTGGGAATATATCCTTCTCGTCTTAAGGCGAATACGAAGGCCATGGAAGCTTATGGGGAAGAAGTGATTTATGAGCGGCATCGCCATCGGTTTGAGTTTAATAACCATTATCGGGAGCAAATGGAAGAGAAAGGTTTTATCTTCTCCGGTACGAGCCCGGATGGACGCCTTGTGGAAATTATCGAAGTGGAAGACCACCCGTGGTTTGTCGCTAGTCAATTCCACCCAGAATTTAAATCCCGACCTACGCGTCCGCAACAGCTCTTCCATGGTTTTATCGGTGCAGTGATTAACGAAAAATTATAA